Proteins found in one Hevea brasiliensis isolate MT/VB/25A 57/8 chromosome 18, ASM3005281v1, whole genome shotgun sequence genomic segment:
- the LOC110658512 gene encoding triacylglycerol lipase 2, translating into MMALHGMPILFAGFAFFVFNLFLMLMSHQAYGIWDPPAVIGLCDSSVRVYGYKCHEINVKTQDGYILGVTRIPNGRSASGDNVTRTPVLLQHGVLVDGMSWLMNKPEQNLPMILADKGFDVWIANTRGTRYSRRHTYLQPSQSEFWNWSWDELAAYDLPALFDYVHNQTGQKLHYVGHSLGTLIALASFSERLLVDKLKSAALLSPIAYLSHMKTALGVVAAKAFVGEVGKMFGLKEFNPKGEEATRFLRYVCAHPEVDCYDLLTAITGKNCCLNTSTVNLFLKNEPQSTATKNMVHLAQTARDGVVAKYNYGNPSDNLIHYGTVKPPIYKLSDIPPKLPLFISYGGQDALSDVRDVEQLLDDLKLHDVLKFTVQFVKDYAHADFIMGVNAADVVYNQVYKFFMNHRF; encoded by the exons ATGATGGCTCTCCATGGCATGCCAATTCTGTTTGCTGGATTTGCTTTCTTTGTTTTTAATCTTTTCTTGATGCTTATGTCCCATCAAGCCTATGGCATTTGGGATCCCCCTGCAGTTATTGGTTTATGTGATTCATCTGTGAGAGTTTATGGTTACAAATGCCATGAGATTAAT GTGAAAACCCAAGATGGATACATACTTGGCGTGACAAGAATACCAAATGGGCGTAGTGCGAGTGGAGATAATGTTACCAGGACGCCTGTTCTATTACAGCATGGAGTTCTTGTG GATGGGATGTCATGGCTTATGAATAAACCAGAACAAAATTTACCCATGATTTTGGCTGATAAAGGATTTGACGTTTGGATTGCTAACACCAGAGGGACCAGATATAGCAGACGACACACCTATCTCCAACCCAGTCAATCg GAATTCTGGAATTGGTCATGGGATGAATTGGCAGCCTACGATCTCCCAGCACTTTTTGACTATGTGCACAACCAGACGGGGCAGAAGCTACATTACGTGGGTCATTCCCTG GGAACTTTGATAGCTTTGGCATCTTTCTCAGAAAGGTTGCTGGTGGACAAGTTGAAGTCAGCTGCCTTGTTAAGCCCAATTGCTTACTTAAGCCACATGAAAACTGCACTCGGTGTTGTTGCTGCTAAAGCATTTGTTGGTGAG GTCGGTAAAATGTTCGGCCTTAAAGAGTTCAATCCTAAAGG GGAGGAAGCAACAAGATTTCTTAGATATGTGTGTGCTCATCCAGAAGTCGACTGCTATGATTTGTTAACTGCAATTACTG GCAAGAACTGCTGCCTCAATACTTCCACTGTAAATCTCTTCTTGAAGAATGAACCTCAATCCACAGCAACCAAGAACATGGTGCATCTGGCTCAAA CTGCTCGAGATGGAGTTGTAGCAAAATACAACTATGGGAATCCTAGCGACAATTTGATACATTATGGAACTGTCAAACCTCCAATTTATAAGCTATCAGACATCCCCCCAAAGCTTCCTCTCTTCATCAGCTATGGAGGACAAGATGCTCTATCTGATGTCCGAGATGTTGAGCAATTACTTGACGATCTCAAGCTCCATGATGTCCTCAAGTTCACAGTACAGTTCGTTAAGGATTATGCTCATGCTGATTTCATCATGGGGGTCAATGCTGCGGATGTTGTTTACAATCAAGTCTATAAATTTTTCATGAATCATCGTTTCTAA
- the LOC110658511 gene encoding basic blue protein, whose amino-acid sequence MLKRMTMDCRVFLVLVFVALIVEGALAAQHIVGGSQGWEESTDFNSWTSGKKFKVGDQLVFKYTSGLHSVVELAGESAYKNCDLGSALDSMNTGNDVVKLSKVGTRYFACGTLGHCGQGMKVKITTEAGTAPSTPDSSSSSPAASSASIHSFACSFVLVAALVASSLLYYML is encoded by the exons ATGTTGAAGAGAATGACAATGGATTGTAGAGTTTTCTTGGTGTTGGTTTTTGTTGCTTTGATTGTAGAAGGAGCCTTGGCAGCTCAACATATTGTTGGAGGAAGCCAAGGTTGGGAGGAATCTACAGATTTCAATTCATGGACTTCTGGTAAAAAATTTAAGGTTGGAGATCAACTAG TTTTTAAGTACACTTCAGGGCTACACAGTGTGGTTGAACTTGCTGGTGAGAGTGCCTACAAGAACTGTGATCTTGGCAGTGCACTAGACTCCATGAATACTGGCAATGATGTAGTGAAATTGAGCAAGGTGGGCACTCGTTACTTTGCCTGTGGTACCTTAGGGCACTGCGGCCAAGGCATGAAGGTGAAGATTACAACAGAAGCAGGAACTGCACCTTCTACACCAGACTCATCTTCCTCATCACCAGCTGCTTCCTCTGCCTCCATTCACTCTTTTGCTTGTTCATTTGTTCTGGTTGCTGCATTAGTGGCCAGCAGTTTGCTATATTACATGCTTTGA
- the LOC110658513 gene encoding uridine/cytidine kinase UKL1, chloroplastic isoform X1, whose translation MSEQASSIDYIMEKASGPHFSGLRLNGLLSSLSSSSSTSPTHRTCSVSASASPLTPKQPFVIGVSGGAASGKTTVCDMIIQQLHDHRVVLVNQDSFYRGLTTAELERVHEYNFDHPDAFDTEQLLDCIQKLRSGQPYQIPIYDFKTHLRCSDSFRQVNASDVIILEGILVFHDPSVRNLMNMKIFVDTDVDVRLARRIRRDTVERGRDINFVLEQYAKFVKPAFDDFVLPSKKYADVIIPRGGENHVAIDLIVQHIHTKLGQHDLCKIYSNVYVIQSTFQIRGMHTLIRDKEISKHDFVFYLDWLIRLVVEHGLGHLPFTEKQVITPTGSVYTGVDFCKKLCGVSVVRSGESMENALRACCKGIKIGKILIYRVGDNGKQLIYEKLPKDISERHVLLLDPVLATGNHFLFLLEDFTLSVLCLNFDMKD comes from the exons ATGTCGGAGCAGGCCAGTTCCATAGATTACATAATGGAAAAAGCGTCGGGCCCCCACTTCTCCGGCCTACGGCTCAACGGCCTCCTTTCATCTCTGTCTTCCTCCTCCTCTACTTCGCCAACTCACCGCACGTGTTCCGTTTCAGCTTCAGCTTCTCCGCTTACTCCCAAACAGCCCTTTGTCATTG GAGTATCAGGAGGTGCAGCTTCGGGTAAGACTACAGTATGTGACATGATCATTCAACAGCTTCACGATCACAGGGTTGTGCTTGTCAATCAG GATTCATTTTACCGTGGTTTGACAACTGCAGAATTAGAACGTGTCCATGAGTATAATTTTGACCATCCTG ATGCATTTGACACTGAACAACTTTTAGACTGCATTCAAAAGCTCAGAAGTGGACAACCTTATCAAATTCCAATTTATGATTTTAAAACTCATCTCCGCTGTTCAGATAGCTTTAGGCAG GTAAATGCTTCTGATGTAATTATCTTGGAAGGAATCCTTGTTTTCCATGATCCGAGTGTCCGCAACCTGATGAATATGAAGATTTTTGTTGACACAG ATGTGGATGTGAGGCTTGCTCGGAGAATAAGGCGTGACACAGTTGAGAGGGGTAGGGACATAAACTTTGTTCTTGAGCAG TATGCAAAATTTGTGAAGCCTGCTTTTGATGATTTTGTTCTGCCATCAAAGAAGTATGCAGATGTGATCATACCTCGGGGAGGTGAAAATCATGTTGCCATTGATTTGATAGTGCAACATATCCACACAAAACTTGGTCAACATGATCTTTGCAAAATCTATTCAAATGTTTATGTTATTCAGTCAACATTTCAG ATAAGAGGTATGCATACACTGATTCGAGACAAGGAAATATCAAAGCATGATTTTGTCTTTTATTTGGATTGGCTTATCCGACTG GTTGTGGAGCATGGTCTTGGCCATTTGCCATTCACAGAGAAGCAAGTAATTACGCCAACAG GATCGGTGTACACTGGGGTTGACTTTTGCAAGAAACTATGTGGGGTTTCCGTTGTTCGAAG TGGAGAAAGCATGGAAAATGCATTGCGTGCATGTTGCAAAGGAATAAAAATTGGAAAAATTCTTATCTATCGTGTTGGAGACAATGGGAAACAA CTTATATACGAAAAGCTTCCCAAGGATATTTCAGAAAGACATGTCCTACTTCTAGATCCTGTTCTTGCTACAGGtaatcattttctttttttacttGAAGATTTTACGTTATCCGTTTTGTGCTTGAATTTTGACATGAAAGATTAG
- the LOC110658513 gene encoding uridine/cytidine kinase UKL1, chloroplastic isoform X2 translates to MSEQASSIDYIMEKASGPHFSGLRLNGLLSSLSSSSSTSPTHRTCSVSASASPLTPKQPFVIGVSGGAASGKTTVCDMIIQQLHDHRVVLVNQDSFYRGLTTAELERVHEYNFDHPDAFDTEQLLDCIQKLRSGQPYQIPIYDFKTHLRCSDSFRQIFVDTDVDVRLARRIRRDTVERGRDINFVLEQYAKFVKPAFDDFVLPSKKYADVIIPRGGENHVAIDLIVQHIHTKLGQHDLCKIYSNVYVIQSTFQIRGMHTLIRDKEISKHDFVFYLDWLIRLVVEHGLGHLPFTEKQVITPTGSVYTGVDFCKKLCGVSVVRSGESMENALRACCKGIKIGKILIYRVGDNGKQLIYEKLPKDISERHVLLLDPVLATGNHFLFLLEDFTLSVLCLNFDMKD, encoded by the exons ATGTCGGAGCAGGCCAGTTCCATAGATTACATAATGGAAAAAGCGTCGGGCCCCCACTTCTCCGGCCTACGGCTCAACGGCCTCCTTTCATCTCTGTCTTCCTCCTCCTCTACTTCGCCAACTCACCGCACGTGTTCCGTTTCAGCTTCAGCTTCTCCGCTTACTCCCAAACAGCCCTTTGTCATTG GAGTATCAGGAGGTGCAGCTTCGGGTAAGACTACAGTATGTGACATGATCATTCAACAGCTTCACGATCACAGGGTTGTGCTTGTCAATCAG GATTCATTTTACCGTGGTTTGACAACTGCAGAATTAGAACGTGTCCATGAGTATAATTTTGACCATCCTG ATGCATTTGACACTGAACAACTTTTAGACTGCATTCAAAAGCTCAGAAGTGGACAACCTTATCAAATTCCAATTTATGATTTTAAAACTCATCTCCGCTGTTCAGATAGCTTTAGGCAG ATTTTTGTTGACACAG ATGTGGATGTGAGGCTTGCTCGGAGAATAAGGCGTGACACAGTTGAGAGGGGTAGGGACATAAACTTTGTTCTTGAGCAG TATGCAAAATTTGTGAAGCCTGCTTTTGATGATTTTGTTCTGCCATCAAAGAAGTATGCAGATGTGATCATACCTCGGGGAGGTGAAAATCATGTTGCCATTGATTTGATAGTGCAACATATCCACACAAAACTTGGTCAACATGATCTTTGCAAAATCTATTCAAATGTTTATGTTATTCAGTCAACATTTCAG ATAAGAGGTATGCATACACTGATTCGAGACAAGGAAATATCAAAGCATGATTTTGTCTTTTATTTGGATTGGCTTATCCGACTG GTTGTGGAGCATGGTCTTGGCCATTTGCCATTCACAGAGAAGCAAGTAATTACGCCAACAG GATCGGTGTACACTGGGGTTGACTTTTGCAAGAAACTATGTGGGGTTTCCGTTGTTCGAAG TGGAGAAAGCATGGAAAATGCATTGCGTGCATGTTGCAAAGGAATAAAAATTGGAAAAATTCTTATCTATCGTGTTGGAGACAATGGGAAACAA CTTATATACGAAAAGCTTCCCAAGGATATTTCAGAAAGACATGTCCTACTTCTAGATCCTGTTCTTGCTACAGGtaatcattttctttttttacttGAAGATTTTACGTTATCCGTTTTGTGCTTGAATTTTGACATGAAAGATTAG
- the LOC110658513 gene encoding uridine/cytidine kinase UKL1, chloroplastic isoform X3: MIIQQLHDHRVVLVNQDSFYRGLTTAELERVHEYNFDHPDAFDTEQLLDCIQKLRSGQPYQIPIYDFKTHLRCSDSFRQVNASDVIILEGILVFHDPSVRNLMNMKIFVDTDVDVRLARRIRRDTVERGRDINFVLEQYAKFVKPAFDDFVLPSKKYADVIIPRGGENHVAIDLIVQHIHTKLGQHDLCKIYSNVYVIQSTFQIRGMHTLIRDKEISKHDFVFYLDWLIRLVVEHGLGHLPFTEKQVITPTGSVYTGVDFCKKLCGVSVVRSGESMENALRACCKGIKIGKILIYRVGDNGKQLIYEKLPKDISERHVLLLDPVLATGNHFLFLLEDFTLSVLCLNFDMKD, from the exons ATGATCATTCAACAGCTTCACGATCACAGGGTTGTGCTTGTCAATCAG GATTCATTTTACCGTGGTTTGACAACTGCAGAATTAGAACGTGTCCATGAGTATAATTTTGACCATCCTG ATGCATTTGACACTGAACAACTTTTAGACTGCATTCAAAAGCTCAGAAGTGGACAACCTTATCAAATTCCAATTTATGATTTTAAAACTCATCTCCGCTGTTCAGATAGCTTTAGGCAG GTAAATGCTTCTGATGTAATTATCTTGGAAGGAATCCTTGTTTTCCATGATCCGAGTGTCCGCAACCTGATGAATATGAAGATTTTTGTTGACACAG ATGTGGATGTGAGGCTTGCTCGGAGAATAAGGCGTGACACAGTTGAGAGGGGTAGGGACATAAACTTTGTTCTTGAGCAG TATGCAAAATTTGTGAAGCCTGCTTTTGATGATTTTGTTCTGCCATCAAAGAAGTATGCAGATGTGATCATACCTCGGGGAGGTGAAAATCATGTTGCCATTGATTTGATAGTGCAACATATCCACACAAAACTTGGTCAACATGATCTTTGCAAAATCTATTCAAATGTTTATGTTATTCAGTCAACATTTCAG ATAAGAGGTATGCATACACTGATTCGAGACAAGGAAATATCAAAGCATGATTTTGTCTTTTATTTGGATTGGCTTATCCGACTG GTTGTGGAGCATGGTCTTGGCCATTTGCCATTCACAGAGAAGCAAGTAATTACGCCAACAG GATCGGTGTACACTGGGGTTGACTTTTGCAAGAAACTATGTGGGGTTTCCGTTGTTCGAAG TGGAGAAAGCATGGAAAATGCATTGCGTGCATGTTGCAAAGGAATAAAAATTGGAAAAATTCTTATCTATCGTGTTGGAGACAATGGGAAACAA CTTATATACGAAAAGCTTCCCAAGGATATTTCAGAAAGACATGTCCTACTTCTAGATCCTGTTCTTGCTACAGGtaatcattttctttttttacttGAAGATTTTACGTTATCCGTTTTGTGCTTGAATTTTGACATGAAAGATTAG
- the LOC131175871 gene encoding uncharacterized protein LOC131175871 — MENFLTAQQKQGEMIQQLTSRIDQLATHNRMLENQIAQQASSFSKAQGKLPSQPKNPKEHYKAVILRINEEANKRKEIKKEEEEKYVPPPPYKPPLPYPQRFQKAKLDKQFGKFLEVLKKLYINIPFTNAISQMPSYAKFLKEILSNKRRLEDYETVALTEECSALLQNKLPPKLKDPGNFSIPCHIGDTSIEKALCDLGASVSLMPLSICEKLTVGDLKPTTISLQLADRSIKYTVGILENMPLKVGKFYILVDFVVLEMEEDIHIPIILGRPFLATAGAIIDVKNGRLTLKVGEEEVEFNLNQTLKKHHGVDPCLRVDVIDEIVEVEFKKRYPEDPLENCLVHSRTTKDENPEVTAFAQILEATQEVVGDQVLQVEELKYEVAHLSLLDEKDAPQDFLEDNFKATIEHQRRLNPNMKELVKKEVLKLLEARIIYPISDSSWVSPVHVVPKKGGVTVVKNENN; from the exons ATGGAGAATTTCTTAACTGCTCAACAAAAACAAGGAGAAATGATTCAACAATTAACTTCAAGGATAGACCAACTTGCCACTCATAACAGGATGTTGGAAaaccaaatagctcaacaagcaagctcttTTAGCAAAGCAcaaggaaaacttccaagtcaaccaaagAATCCTAAAGAACATTACAAAGCAGTGATCCTAAGGA TTAATGAGGAAgcaaacaagaggaaggaaattaaaaaagaagaagaggaaaagtaTGTGCCTCCACCACCATACAAGCCACCATTGCCATATCCTCAGAGGTTTCAGAAAGCAAAGCTAGATAAGCAGTTCGGGAAATTtttagaagttttgaagaaattatACATCAACATTCCATTTACAAATGCAATTTCTCAAATGCCCTCATATGCAAAATTCCTGAAAGAAATTTTGTCAAACAAGAGGAGATTAGAAGATTATGAAACTGTGGCATTAACAGAGGAGTGTAGTGCTCTCTTACAGAATAAACTTCCACCAAAATTGAAGGATCCAGGAAATTTCTCTATTCCTTGTCACATTGGGGATACTAGTATTGAAAAGGCATTGTGTGATCTTGGAGCTAGTGTAAGTTTGATGCCACTCTCCATTTGTGAAAAGCTGACAGTAGGAGATTTGAAGCCCACCACCATTTCTTTGCAACTAGCTGATAGATCCATCAAATATACAGTGGGAATTCTGGAGAATATGCCCttaaaagttggaaaattttacatTCTTGTGGATTTTGTGGTTCTTGAAATGGAAGAGGATATTCACATACCTATCATTTTGGGAAGGCCATTTTTAGCCACAGCAGGGGCTATAATTGATGTAAAGAATGGTAGATTGACATTAAAAGTTGGAGAAGAGGAGGTGGAATTTAATTTGAATCAGACTTTGAAGAAACATCATGGAGTTGATCCTTGTTTAAGGGTTGatgttattgatgagattgtggaaGTAGAATTTAAGAAAAGATATCCTGAGGACCCTTTGGAGAATTGTTTGGTACATAGTAGAACAACAAAGGATGAAAATCCTGAAGTTACAGCTTTTGCTCAAATTTTGGAAGCTACTCAAGAAGTTGTAGGAGATCAAGTTTTGCAAGTTGAAGAATTGAAATATGAAGTTGCACACCTATctttgctagatgagaaggaCGCACCACAG GATTTTTTAGAGGATAATTTTAAAGCTACCATAGAACATCAAAGAAGGTTAAATCCTAATATGAAAGAGTTGGTGAAGAAAGAAGTCTTGAAACTGCTTGAAGCTAGGATCATTTATCCTATTTCTGATAGTAGTTGGGTTAGCCCAgttcatgtagttcctaagaaaggaggTGTGACCgttgtgaaaaatgaaaataattag